In the Quercus lobata isolate SW786 chromosome 5, ValleyOak3.0 Primary Assembly, whole genome shotgun sequence genome, one interval contains:
- the LOC115992814 gene encoding uncharacterized protein LOC115992814, with amino-acid sequence MNAEELMKLFDYCWFESQIFTKQPNLTKPSSFEANPENEIREKPSEPQISRISTLHTRSMSDQLSSNTSFGNCSLFPNSVLHTSKLDTNLSEKEVTESETPKQRDFEVLSSKMKVKRSASRRKSGESKSLSDLEFEELKGFMDLGFVFSEEDRNSSLASVIPGLHRLGKKDDEEEAVDESTIPRPYLSEAWEVLDRRKRENPLMNLRVPFPALNNETRMKDTLRLWAHTVASTVR; translated from the coding sequence ATGAACGCAGAGGAACTCATGAAGCTCTTTGATTATTGTTGGTTTGAGAGTCAAATCTTCACAAAACAACCAAATCTAACAAAGCCATCAAGTTTTGAAGCAAACCCAGAAAACGAAATCCGAGAAAAACCATCAGAACCTCAGATTTCACGCATCTCTACCCTCCATACTAGGTCCATGAGTGACCAATTGAGCTCCAACACAAGCTTCGGAAATTGCTCTTTATTTCCTAACTCGGTCCTCCACACTTCAAAGCTCGATACCAACCTTTCAGAAAAAGAGGTCACAGAATCAGAGACACCAAAACAGAGAGATTTTGAAGTATTATCGTCCAAAATGAAGGTTAAAAGAAGTGCTAGTAGGAGGAAAAGTGGTGAAAGCAAGAGCTTATCAGACCTTGAATTTGAAGAGCTAAAAGGGTttatggatttgggttttgttttttctgaAGAAGATAGGAATTCAAGCTTGGCTTCAGTCATTCCTGGATTGCATAGATTGGGAAAgaaagatgatgaagaagaggcAGTGGATGAGTCTACAATTCCAAGGCCTTATCTTTCTGAAGCTTGGGAGGTTTTAGataggagaaagagagaaaacccaTTGATGAATTTGAGGGTTCCATTTCCTGCTTTGAACAATGAGACTCGCATGAAAGACACTCTAAGATTGTGGGCTCATACTGTTGCTTCCACTGTGAGATAA